The proteins below are encoded in one region of Paraburkholderia aromaticivorans:
- the kdpA gene encoding potassium-transporting ATPase subunit KdpA, translating into MNFNNLFQPGVYIVVLIALAIPLSRYMTAVLDGSSVVVRRIGRPIEAVVYKLAGVDPKAEMSWKYYALAVLVFNTLGVLAVYAFLRIQQWLPANPQGFGPMTPDAAFNTAISFVTNTNWQDYTPESTVSYLTQMAALTVQNFLSAATGIAVVVALIRGFARHTTATIGNFWVDLTRITLYILAPLATVIALVFVSQGVIQNFESYQDVPTLQVTTYQTPKTDAQGNAVKDAKGNPVMVDNKADKQTIAMGPVASQEAIKMLGTNGGGFFNANSAHPYENPTPFANFVQMIAMLLIPAALCLVFGRMVGDRRQGYAVLAAMTIAFAVACWGEIASEQNGNPLYSSLHVDQSASVAQSGGNMEGKETRFGIAQSGIFTVATTAASCGAVLNTHDSLTPMGGFVPLLLIELGEVIFGGVGSGLYGMLVFALLAVFVAGLMIGRTPEYIGKKIEAYEMKMVSIAVLLTPLLVLVGASIGVLASAGTAGIANPGPHGFSEILYAYSSAANNNGSAFAGLSVNTPFYNSTLAIAMWFGRFGSIVPVLAIAGSLAAKKRISATAGTLPTHGPLFVVLLLGTVVLVGALTYVPALALGPVVEHLIMVAGH; encoded by the coding sequence ATGAACTTCAACAACCTGTTTCAGCCCGGCGTCTACATCGTCGTGCTGATCGCGCTCGCGATTCCACTCAGCCGCTACATGACGGCGGTGCTCGACGGTTCGTCGGTTGTCGTGCGCCGCATTGGACGGCCGATCGAAGCGGTCGTGTACAAGCTGGCCGGCGTGGATCCCAAGGCTGAGATGTCGTGGAAGTATTACGCGCTAGCCGTGCTGGTGTTCAACACGCTCGGCGTGCTCGCGGTCTATGCTTTTTTGCGCATTCAGCAATGGCTGCCCGCCAATCCGCAAGGCTTCGGTCCCATGACGCCGGACGCCGCCTTCAACACGGCCATCAGCTTCGTGACCAACACGAACTGGCAGGACTACACGCCGGAATCCACCGTCAGCTACCTGACGCAGATGGCTGCCCTGACGGTGCAAAACTTCTTGTCGGCCGCCACGGGTATTGCCGTCGTGGTCGCGTTGATTCGCGGCTTCGCGCGTCATACGACCGCCACGATCGGCAACTTCTGGGTCGATCTGACGCGTATCACGCTCTATATTCTCGCGCCGCTCGCGACGGTTATCGCGCTCGTCTTCGTCAGTCAGGGCGTGATCCAGAATTTCGAATCGTACCAGGACGTGCCGACCCTGCAGGTCACGACGTACCAGACGCCGAAGACCGATGCCCAGGGCAACGCCGTCAAGGACGCGAAGGGCAATCCCGTGATGGTTGACAACAAGGCCGACAAGCAGACCATCGCGATGGGTCCGGTTGCGTCGCAGGAAGCGATCAAGATGCTCGGCACCAACGGCGGCGGCTTTTTCAACGCCAATTCGGCGCACCCGTACGAGAACCCGACGCCGTTCGCCAACTTCGTGCAGATGATCGCGATGCTGCTGATTCCGGCTGCGCTATGCCTCGTGTTCGGCCGGATGGTCGGCGACCGGCGTCAAGGCTATGCGGTGCTCGCCGCGATGACGATTGCTTTCGCGGTGGCCTGCTGGGGTGAGATTGCATCGGAGCAGAACGGCAATCCGCTGTATTCGTCGCTGCATGTCGACCAAAGCGCGTCGGTCGCGCAGTCCGGCGGCAACATGGAAGGCAAGGAAACCCGCTTCGGCATCGCGCAATCGGGCATCTTCACGGTCGCGACCACGGCGGCTTCGTGCGGCGCTGTCCTCAATACGCACGATTCGCTCACGCCGATGGGCGGTTTCGTCCCGCTCCTGCTGATCGAACTCGGCGAGGTGATCTTCGGCGGTGTCGGCTCGGGCCTCTACGGCATGCTCGTGTTCGCGTTGCTGGCGGTATTCGTGGCCGGATTGATGATCGGGCGAACGCCGGAATACATCGGCAAGAAAATCGAGGCGTACGAGATGAAGATGGTGTCGATCGCCGTGCTGCTGACGCCGCTGCTCGTGCTGGTCGGAGCGTCGATCGGCGTGCTGGCGTCTGCCGGCACGGCGGGTATCGCCAATCCGGGGCCGCACGGTTTCTCCGAGATTCTCTACGCCTACAGTTCCGCGGCGAATAACAACGGCAGCGCGTTTGCCGGCTTGTCGGTGAACACGCCGTTCTATAACTCCACGCTGGCCATCGCCATGTGGTTCGGCCGTTTCGGCTCGATCGTGCCGGTGCTGGCGATTGCCGGGTCGCTGGCCGCCAAGAAGCGTATCTCCGCGACCGCCGGGACTTTGCCGACGCACGGCCCGCTGTTCGTCGTGCTGCTGCTCGGCACGGTGGTGCTGGTCGGCGCGCTGACGTATGTGCCGGCGCTCGCGCTCGGCCCCGTCGTCGAGCATCTGATCATGGTCGCGGGACATTGA
- the kdpB gene encoding potassium-transporting ATPase subunit KdpB has product MFDPAIARPALVDSFKKLAPRHQLRNPVMFCVYVGSILTTILWIAALGGQAEAPAGFILAIALWLWFTVLFANFAEALAEGRSKAQAASLRGAKRDVMAKKLQDSHPKSPIRITTATDLRKGDVVLVETGDVIPADGEVIEGVASVDESAITGESAPVIRESGGDFSSVTGGTRVLSDWIVVRVSVNPGEAFLDRMIAMVEGAKRQKTPNEIALTILLVALTLVLLFATATLLPFSMFSVEAAKAGHVVTITALVALLVCLIPTTIGGLLSAIGVAGMSRMMQANVIATSGRAVEAAGDVDVLLLDKTGTITLGNRQASQFVPAPDVTEDVLADAAQLSSLADETPEGRSIVVLAKQRFNIRERDMHALQATFLSFSAQSRMSGVDLPDRQIRKGAADAIKHFVETHGGRFPAELTAAVTEIARRGSTPLVVAQLRHGENVAHCMGVIELKDIVKGGIKERFAELRKMGIKTIMVTGDNRLTAAAIAAEAGVDDFLAEVTPEAKLTAIRTHQAEGRLVAMTGDGTNDAPALAQADVAVAMNTGTQAAKEAGNMVDLDSNPTKLIEIVEIGKQMLMTRGSLTTFSIANDVAKYFAIIPAAFATTYPQLRVLDVMHLSSPSSAILSAVIFNALIIVALIPLALKGVKYRPLGAASLLRRNLLIYGLGGILLPFPFIKLIDMVLNVFGWV; this is encoded by the coding sequence ATGTTCGACCCGGCCATTGCCCGGCCGGCCCTCGTCGACTCGTTCAAAAAGCTCGCGCCGCGTCACCAGTTGCGCAACCCGGTGATGTTCTGCGTCTATGTCGGCAGCATTCTGACGACCATTCTCTGGATCGCCGCGCTCGGCGGCCAGGCCGAGGCGCCCGCCGGGTTCATCCTCGCGATCGCGTTGTGGCTGTGGTTCACGGTGCTGTTCGCCAACTTCGCGGAGGCGCTCGCCGAGGGACGCTCGAAAGCCCAGGCGGCGTCGCTGCGCGGCGCGAAGCGCGACGTTATGGCGAAGAAGCTGCAAGACTCGCATCCCAAGTCGCCGATCCGCATCACGACCGCGACCGATCTGCGTAAAGGCGACGTCGTGCTGGTCGAAACGGGTGACGTGATCCCGGCGGACGGCGAGGTGATCGAAGGCGTGGCATCGGTCGACGAATCGGCGATTACCGGGGAATCCGCACCGGTGATCCGCGAGTCGGGCGGCGACTTTTCGTCGGTGACGGGCGGCACGCGGGTGCTGTCGGACTGGATTGTCGTGCGGGTCAGCGTGAATCCGGGCGAGGCGTTTCTCGACCGGATGATCGCGATGGTGGAAGGCGCGAAGCGTCAGAAGACACCGAATGAAATCGCGCTGACGATTCTGCTCGTCGCGTTGACGCTCGTGCTGCTGTTCGCGACCGCCACGCTGCTGCCGTTCTCGATGTTTTCGGTCGAAGCGGCGAAGGCGGGACATGTCGTCACGATTACCGCACTGGTCGCGCTGCTGGTGTGCCTGATTCCGACCACCATCGGCGGGCTGCTGTCGGCGATCGGCGTGGCGGGCATGAGCCGCATGATGCAGGCGAACGTGATCGCCACGTCAGGCCGCGCGGTGGAAGCGGCCGGCGACGTCGATGTGCTCCTGCTCGACAAGACCGGCACCATCACACTCGGCAACCGCCAGGCTTCGCAATTCGTGCCGGCGCCGGACGTTACCGAGGACGTGCTCGCCGACGCCGCGCAACTCTCCTCGCTCGCGGACGAAACGCCGGAAGGGCGCAGCATCGTCGTGCTCGCGAAGCAGCGCTTCAATATCCGCGAACGCGATATGCACGCGCTGCAGGCGACGTTCCTTTCGTTCAGCGCGCAGTCGCGCATGAGCGGTGTCGATTTGCCCGACCGCCAGATCCGCAAGGGCGCGGCCGATGCGATCAAGCATTTCGTCGAAACGCATGGCGGCCGCTTTCCGGCTGAACTGACGGCCGCGGTCACGGAGATCGCGCGGCGCGGCAGCACGCCGCTGGTGGTCGCGCAGCTACGCCATGGCGAAAACGTTGCGCATTGCATGGGCGTGATCGAGTTGAAGGACATCGTCAAGGGCGGCATCAAGGAGCGCTTCGCCGAACTGCGCAAGATGGGCATCAAGACCATCATGGTGACGGGCGACAACCGGCTGACCGCGGCGGCCATCGCCGCGGAAGCCGGGGTGGACGACTTTCTCGCCGAGGTCACGCCCGAGGCCAAGCTGACGGCAATCCGCACGCACCAGGCCGAAGGGCGCCTCGTCGCGATGACCGGCGACGGCACCAACGACGCCCCGGCGCTCGCGCAGGCGGATGTCGCGGTGGCCATGAACACCGGCACGCAGGCGGCCAAGGAAGCCGGCAACATGGTCGACCTCGATTCCAATCCGACCAAGCTGATCGAGATCGTGGAGATCGGCAAGCAGATGCTGATGACACGCGGTTCGCTCACCACGTTCTCGATTGCCAACGACGTCGCCAAGTATTTCGCCATCATCCCGGCGGCATTTGCGACCACTTATCCGCAGCTGCGCGTGCTCGACGTGATGCATCTGAGTTCGCCTTCGTCGGCGATTCTGTCGGCGGTGATTTTCAACGCGCTGATCATCGTGGCGCTGATTCCGCTGGCGCTGAAGGGTGTGAAGTACCGGCCGCTGGGCGCCGCGTCGCTGCTGCGCCGCAATCTGCTGATCTACGGGCTGGGCGGGATTCTCTTGCCGTTCCCGTTCATCAAGCTGATCGATATGGTGCTGAACGTGTTCGGCTGGGTTTGA
- the kdpC gene encoding potassium-transporting ATPase subunit KdpC — MKTLIRPVLVLFILMTVITGVLYPVVVTALGRGAFGAQARGSLIEKNGKPVGSTLIGQQFDAPYYFWGRLSATSPMPYNAQSSGGSNLGPTNPALADEIKGRLDALKAAGNDMSQPVPVDLVTSSGSGLDPQISPAAAAYQVARVAQARGLPVDQVRDLVAGNTQGRQFGIFGEARVNVLQLNLALDDLKPMH, encoded by the coding sequence ATGAAAACGCTGATTCGCCCGGTACTCGTCCTCTTTATCCTGATGACCGTGATCACCGGCGTGCTCTATCCGGTCGTCGTCACGGCCCTCGGCCGCGGCGCCTTCGGGGCGCAGGCCCGCGGCAGTCTGATCGAGAAGAACGGCAAGCCGGTCGGCTCGACACTGATCGGTCAGCAGTTCGACGCGCCGTACTATTTCTGGGGACGCCTGTCGGCCACCAGCCCCATGCCGTACAACGCGCAGAGTTCGGGCGGTTCGAACCTCGGGCCGACCAACCCCGCGCTCGCGGACGAAATCAAAGGCCGTCTCGATGCGTTGAAAGCCGCGGGTAACGACATGTCGCAACCGGTGCCGGTGGATCTGGTGACGTCCTCGGGCAGTGGGCTCGATCCGCAAATCAGCCCGGCGGCCGCGGCCTATCAGGTCGCGCGCGTGGCACAAGCGCGAGGTCTGCCGGTCGATCAGGTTCGCGACCTTGTCGCCGGCAATACGCAAGGGCGGCAGTTCGGCATATTCGGCGAGGCGCGCGTAAACGTGCTTCAGCTTAACCTTGCGTTGGACGACCTCAAGCCAATGCATTGA
- a CDS encoding response regulator has protein sequence MRDPTITVVVIDDDTTISRFIRTHLEADGMSVFGAQTGAQGLAQAATRRADLVIIDLALPDMDGIDVIRQLRAWSAMPVIVLSARSREEDKVAALDAGADDYLTKPFGLPELGARIRAQLRRQVSCGRVGLPQVRFGLVTVDLGERQVLRDSRIVHLSPIEYRLLSALVRHPGRVLTHAQLLGEVWGPLQTDNHHYLRIYMGHLRHKLESNPARPEHIITESGVGYRLVGVR, from the coding sequence ATGAGGGACCCCACCATAACAGTCGTTGTGATAGACGATGACACAACCATAAGCCGCTTCATTCGCACGCACCTCGAAGCGGACGGGATGAGCGTGTTCGGCGCGCAGACCGGCGCACAAGGTCTCGCACAGGCCGCGACGCGGCGCGCGGATCTCGTCATCATCGATCTGGCGTTGCCTGACATGGACGGCATCGACGTGATACGTCAATTGCGCGCCTGGTCGGCGATGCCGGTGATCGTTTTGTCGGCGCGAAGCCGCGAGGAAGACAAGGTCGCCGCGCTCGACGCCGGCGCCGACGATTACCTGACCAAGCCGTTTGGATTGCCCGAGCTAGGCGCGCGGATTCGTGCCCAACTGCGCAGGCAGGTCTCATGCGGGCGGGTCGGCTTGCCGCAGGTCCGTTTCGGCCTGGTCACAGTCGATCTTGGCGAGCGGCAAGTGCTGCGCGATAGCCGTATCGTCCATCTCAGTCCGATCGAATACCGGCTTCTCTCGGCGCTGGTGCGCCATCCAGGGCGGGTATTGACGCATGCGCAATTGCTCGGCGAGGTGTGGGGGCCGTTGCAAACCGATAACCACCATTACCTGCGGATTTACATGGGCCATCTGCGGCACAAGCTCGAAAGCAATCCGGCGCGCCCCGAACACATCATCACCGAGTCGGGGGTCGGGTACCGGCTGGTCGGCGTGAGGTGA